One Micromonospora sp. FIMYZ51 genomic window carries:
- a CDS encoding nitrate- and nitrite sensing domain-containing protein — translation MNTRDWPIRSKLTALVVVPVTALLALWIFATTLTFGPALDLLAARTLLYDLGRPGETVVAELQRERRLSVVQLATTRSACAQSAAGCVLPALAEQRTRTDSAVAELRRRVGGEKLRDAAGELLEARLDRLLQQLETLPTGRDSIDRRELDRVGVLDLYSGMVGAAFQTFEALANLPDQDLNREALALTDLGRSRELLGQTDALLAGALASGRFAEGEHTLLVRSIGNQWFLAESAVADLPEPDQAAYQRLTGQTAFDRLRTMQDELIAGGPAARPSVDPQAWQASYDTVQQSLRDFELTQADGLADRSVPMAVRTLARLAGSGLLGLIAVVVSVVVALRVGRSLAQRLTLVRGTLKETAERRLPDVVERLRRGEQVDVARETSLADRGADEIGQVAQAFTEVQKVAIQAAMVEVSLRRGLNEVFLNIARRSQGLVHRQLALLDRLERDAEDPDHLAELFRVDHLATRQRRHAEDLVILAGAAPGRGWRNPVAIVDLIRGAISEVESYDRVDITTVQAAGALGRVVGDIIHLLAELIENATAFSPPDSRVEVSGEHVAHGYALSVSDQGLGMSPAAIEEANRKLARSPEFDPAETARLGLFVVARLAARHNVRVRLRASDGAGLTAVVLIPTELITAEPSPLPEPEVPPAEEAGGTLQQRRLARATRLTTVPRQRSRSGSRPQRASADPQRSPGQSAAQWGGPDQNSTVEAAEVDGLPRRIRRHRRTGAADPSSAVSGPAGAAEPAAESEPTAVAEPTTDPTRTTDPMRTIDPTGTTDPTRTTDPTPAADSTPVAGSDPDGVLESAAGPDPAPAGSARTAGSTGGANRRAVPPGTDDAYGSVDAPTVRLPALTARTARRTTFDEPTVRQPVVAPRTMPVRDPAPRSPEEARRVMSALQAGTARGRLAAADREATAAGREATAAGREATAAGREATAAGQQKQRTDDPDPADRGADDAPSPADRGTDDDRGRADRGTEQTRRPAGGPVTAQSPTTTERDA, via the coding sequence TTGAACACCCGCGACTGGCCGATCCGCTCCAAGCTGACCGCCCTGGTCGTCGTGCCGGTGACCGCGCTGCTGGCACTGTGGATATTCGCCACCACCCTCACCTTCGGACCGGCGCTCGACCTGCTCGCCGCCCGGACCCTCCTCTATGACCTGGGCCGGCCGGGCGAGACGGTGGTGGCCGAGCTGCAACGGGAGCGGCGGCTCTCGGTGGTGCAGCTCGCCACGACCCGCTCGGCGTGTGCGCAGTCAGCGGCAGGGTGTGTGCTTCCCGCGCTGGCGGAGCAGCGGACCCGTACCGACTCGGCAGTGGCCGAGCTGCGCCGACGGGTCGGTGGAGAAAAGCTGCGGGACGCCGCCGGTGAACTGCTCGAAGCCCGGCTGGACCGGCTGCTCCAGCAACTGGAGACGCTGCCGACGGGCCGGGACTCCATCGACCGCCGGGAGTTGGACCGGGTCGGTGTGCTCGACCTCTACAGCGGCATGGTCGGTGCCGCGTTCCAGACCTTCGAGGCGCTTGCCAACCTGCCGGACCAGGATCTCAACCGGGAGGCGCTGGCCCTGACCGACCTCGGCCGGTCGCGGGAGTTGCTCGGGCAGACCGACGCGTTGCTGGCCGGGGCGCTGGCCAGCGGCCGGTTCGCCGAGGGGGAGCACACGTTGCTCGTCCGGAGCATCGGTAACCAGTGGTTCCTCGCCGAGTCCGCAGTGGCCGACCTGCCCGAACCGGACCAGGCGGCCTACCAGCGGTTGACCGGGCAGACAGCGTTCGACCGGCTGCGGACGATGCAGGACGAGCTGATCGCGGGCGGCCCCGCCGCCCGGCCCAGCGTCGACCCGCAGGCGTGGCAGGCGAGCTATGACACCGTCCAGCAGTCGTTGCGGGACTTCGAACTGACCCAGGCCGACGGGCTGGCCGACCGGTCGGTGCCGATGGCGGTACGCACCCTGGCGCGGTTGGCCGGTTCCGGCCTGCTCGGCCTGATCGCCGTCGTGGTCTCGGTGGTGGTGGCGCTGCGGGTCGGTCGCTCCCTCGCGCAGCGGCTCACCCTGGTACGCGGAACGCTGAAGGAGACCGCCGAACGGCGGCTGCCGGACGTGGTGGAGCGGTTGCGACGGGGCGAGCAGGTGGACGTCGCCCGGGAGACGTCGCTGGCCGACCGGGGGGCCGACGAGATCGGCCAGGTGGCGCAGGCGTTCACGGAGGTGCAGAAGGTCGCGATCCAGGCCGCCATGGTCGAGGTCTCGCTGCGCCGAGGGCTCAACGAGGTCTTCCTGAACATCGCCCGCCGTAGCCAGGGGCTGGTGCATCGTCAGCTCGCCCTGCTCGACCGGCTTGAACGCGACGCGGAGGACCCGGACCACCTGGCCGAGTTGTTCCGGGTCGACCACCTGGCCACCCGACAACGACGGCACGCGGAGGACCTGGTCATCCTCGCCGGAGCCGCACCGGGGCGCGGTTGGCGCAACCCGGTCGCGATTGTGGATCTCATCCGGGGAGCGATCTCCGAGGTCGAGTCGTACGACCGGGTGGACATCACCACCGTGCAGGCCGCCGGCGCGCTCGGCCGGGTGGTGGGCGACATCATCCACCTGCTCGCCGAGTTGATCGAGAACGCCACCGCGTTCTCGCCGCCCGACTCCCGGGTGGAGGTCTCCGGCGAACACGTCGCGCACGGGTACGCGCTCTCCGTCTCCGATCAGGGGCTCGGCATGAGTCCGGCCGCCATCGAGGAGGCCAACCGCAAGCTCGCCCGGTCGCCGGAGTTCGACCCCGCCGAGACCGCCCGGCTGGGACTGTTCGTGGTGGCGAGGTTGGCCGCGCGACACAACGTACGGGTGCGGCTGCGCGCCTCGGACGGGGCCGGCCTGACCGCGGTCGTGCTGATCCCCACCGAGCTGATCACCGCCGAGCCCTCGCCGCTGCCCGAGCCGGAGGTACCACCGGCGGAGGAGGCCGGCGGCACCCTCCAGCAGCGACGGCTGGCCCGGGCGACGCGGCTGACCACGGTGCCCCGGCAGCGGTCCCGCTCGGGGAGCCGGCCGCAACGTGCGTCCGCTGATCCGCAACGCTCGCCCGGCCAATCCGCAGCGCAGTGGGGTGGCCCGGACCAGAACTCGACGGTCGAGGCGGCGGAGGTCGACGGGCTGCCCCGCCGGATCCGGCGGCACCGCCGGACCGGGGCCGCCGATCCGTCGTCCGCCGTGTCGGGTCCGGCCGGCGCTGCGGAGCCGGCAGCCGAATCGGAGCCGACTGCCGTCGCGGAGCCGACCACCGATCCCACGCGGACCACCGATCCCATGCGGACCATCGATCCCACGGGGACCACCGATCCCACGCGGACCACAGATCCCACGCCGGCTGCCGATTCCACGCCGGTTGCCGGGTCGGACCCGGACGGCGTGCTGGAATCGGCAGCCGGGCCGGACCCCGCCCCGGCGGGGTCGGCGCGCACGGCAGGTTCGACCGGCGGGGCGAACCGGCGAGCGGTGCCGCCCGGCACCGACGACGCTTACGGTTCGGTGGACGCGCCGACGGTCCGGTTGCCGGCACTGACCGCACGAACGGCACGGCGGACGACGTTTGACGAACCGACCGTGCGGCAGCCCGTGGTGGCGCCCCGGACGATGCCGGTCCGCGACCCGGCACCGCGCAGCCCGGAGGAGGCGCGCCGGGTCATGTCGGCCCTACAGGCCGGCACTGCGCGCGGCAGACTGGCCGCCGCCGACCGCGAGGCGACCGCTGCTGGCCGGGAGGCGACCGCTGCTGGCCGGGAGGCGACCGCCGCTGGCCGGGAGGCGACCGCTGCCGGGCAGCAGAAGCAGCGGACCGACGACCCGGACCCAGCGGACCGGGGTGCCGATGATGCCCCGAGCCCAGCGGACCGGGGCACCGATGATGACCGGGGCAGAGCGGACCGGGGCACCGAGCAGACCCGCCGGCCGGCTGGCGGCCCGGTGACCGCGCAATCGCCGACCACGACTGAGAGGGACGCCTGA
- a CDS encoding DUF742 domain-containing protein, whose translation MRTDLPGHQHEWLDDDAGPVVRPYTLTGGRVWPDADGFDLVAYVLARPEPDLAAYPELHPEHRLLVELAGRGTPLVELAADLDLAVGVVRVLLGDLLSRGLVSVHQPPRATYLPDNDILKAVVDGLRAL comes from the coding sequence ATGCGGACTGACTTACCCGGGCACCAGCACGAGTGGCTCGACGACGACGCCGGCCCGGTGGTGCGGCCGTACACCCTGACCGGCGGCCGGGTGTGGCCCGACGCGGACGGCTTCGACCTGGTGGCCTATGTGCTGGCCCGGCCGGAGCCGGATCTCGCCGCGTACCCGGAGCTGCACCCGGAGCACCGGCTGCTGGTGGAGCTGGCCGGTCGGGGAACGCCATTGGTGGAACTCGCCGCCGATCTGGATCTTGCCGTCGGTGTGGTCCGGGTGTTACTCGGTGATCTGCTGTCCCGGGGGCTGGTGTCCGTGCACCAGCCGCCGCGTGCCACGTACCTGCCCGACAACGACATCCTCAAGGCGGTGGTCGATGGACTCCGTGCGTTATGA
- a CDS encoding sugar transferase, with the protein MTSTTLLTPARSSSRPEGVSSFASVRGDLRSYVRSLVVLDTSVLTVAVLIGYAARFGDSTPSGVPYVLFAPGLVLAWLVSLKVMRCYDNRVIGYGADEYRRVSMASLRLAGAVAIAGYVADLGVSRGFLAISFAVGIIGLEAARFVARKRLHRARSRGSGWSRRVLVVGDATHVLDLVHTLRREPYAGYHVVGACIPDGLLAPVAQRLGDVPVVGSFRGIPEAADTIGADTVAVTASGELTATRLRRLGWQLEGTGIDLVLAPALTDVAGPRIHTRPVAGLPLIHVEAPEFRGPRQLVKGFVDRLGSLLALALLLPLLLVIALAVRLDSRGPVLFRQVRVGQGGREFAVFKFRTMVTNADALLAELVSRNETDGLMFKMRDDPRVTRVGRLLRKWSLDELPQLLNVVRGQMSLVGPRPPLPSEVARYDGDVARRLLVKPGMTGLWQVSGRSDLSWEDGIRLDLYYVENWSLAADLSILWKTVGAVVNGRGAY; encoded by the coding sequence GTGACCTCGACGACGCTATTGACCCCCGCCAGATCGTCATCGCGGCCGGAGGGCGTCTCGTCCTTCGCGTCCGTGCGCGGCGATCTGCGCAGCTACGTCCGCAGCCTGGTCGTGCTGGACACCAGCGTGCTTACCGTCGCGGTGCTGATCGGCTACGCGGCCCGGTTCGGTGACTCCACCCCGAGCGGCGTGCCGTACGTCCTGTTCGCCCCCGGGCTCGTCCTGGCCTGGCTGGTCAGCCTCAAGGTCATGCGCTGCTACGACAACCGGGTGATCGGCTACGGCGCGGACGAGTACCGCCGGGTCAGCATGGCCAGTCTCCGGCTGGCCGGCGCAGTCGCCATCGCCGGTTACGTGGCCGACCTCGGTGTCTCCCGGGGCTTCCTGGCGATCTCGTTCGCCGTCGGCATCATCGGTCTCGAAGCGGCCCGGTTCGTCGCCCGCAAGCGCCTGCACCGGGCCCGGTCCCGGGGCAGCGGCTGGTCCCGGCGGGTGCTGGTGGTCGGCGACGCCACGCATGTGCTGGATCTGGTGCACACCCTGCGGCGCGAGCCGTACGCGGGCTATCACGTGGTGGGCGCGTGCATCCCGGACGGCCTGCTGGCTCCGGTGGCCCAGCGGCTCGGCGACGTACCGGTGGTCGGCTCGTTCCGGGGCATCCCGGAGGCGGCGGACACGATCGGCGCGGACACGGTGGCCGTCACCGCCTCCGGTGAACTCACCGCCACCCGACTGCGCCGTCTCGGCTGGCAACTGGAGGGCACCGGCATCGACCTGGTGCTGGCCCCGGCGCTGACCGACGTCGCGGGTCCCCGCATCCACACCCGCCCGGTCGCCGGTCTGCCGCTGATCCACGTGGAGGCGCCGGAGTTCCGCGGGCCGCGTCAGCTGGTCAAGGGCTTCGTGGACCGGCTGGGCTCGCTGCTGGCGCTCGCCCTGCTGCTGCCGTTGCTGCTGGTCATCGCGCTCGCGGTCCGGCTGGACAGCCGAGGGCCGGTGCTGTTCCGGCAGGTCCGGGTCGGGCAGGGCGGCCGGGAGTTCGCGGTCTTCAAGTTCCGGACCATGGTGACGAACGCCGACGCGCTCCTGGCGGAACTGGTCTCCCGCAACGAGACCGACGGTCTGATGTTCAAGATGCGCGACGATCCGCGAGTCACCCGGGTCGGCCGGCTGCTGCGCAAGTGGTCACTTGACGAGCTTCCGCAGTTGCTCAACGTGGTGCGGGGCCAGATGAGCCTGGTCGGCCCCCGGCCGCCACTGCCTTCCGAGGTCGCCCGTTACGACGGCGACGTGGCCCGCCGGCTGCTGGTCAAGCCCGGCATGACCGGGCTCTGGCAGGTCAGTGGCCGGTCCGACCTCAGCTGGGAGGACGGCATCCGGCTGGACCTCTACTACGTGGAGAACTGGTCGCTGGCGGCTGACCTGAGCATCCTCTGGAAGACCGTCGGCGCGGTGGTCAACGGACGGGGCGCGTACTGA
- a CDS encoding glycoside hydrolase family 6 protein: protein MNVWRKLSGPRRAVALAGASALVAGGLVTIPVTAAHAATQCSVTYSANQWQGGFTANITIRNVGDPLNGWTLGFTFPDANQRVQQGWSARWSQSGRNVTAQNESYNGSLATGASTNIGFNGSWSGSNPSPTAFTINGVACNGANPTTAPPPPTTTAPPPPTTTAPPPPTTTAPPPPTTTPPPPGQRVDNPYVNAQGYVNPEWKAKAESVSGGNRVSSISTAVWIDRIAAIEGTEDSQSNGPMGIRDHLDEALRQNAQYIQFVIYNLPGRDCAALASNGELKADELPRYKAEYIDPISAIQGDAKYRNLRIINVIEVDSLPNLVTNTSNNPGGTAMCDTVKANGAYVQGVGYALAKLGAIPNVYNYVDAGHHGWLGWDSNFTPTAQVLKEAATASGSTVNNVHGFITNTANYSALIEPYAKVTDSVNGQTVRQAKWIDWNQYNDEQSFAQAFRQELVRQGFPSGIGMLIDTSRNGWGGPNRPTAAGPTTSVDAYVDGGRVDRRIHKGNWCNQAGAGMGERPKAAPASGIDAYVWIKPPGESDGSSREIPNTDGKGFDRMCDPTYTGNDRNGNSRSGALADAPISGAWFPAQFAELMRNAYPPLS, encoded by the coding sequence ATGAATGTGTGGAGAAAACTGTCCGGCCCACGCCGGGCCGTCGCGCTAGCCGGCGCGAGCGCGCTGGTCGCGGGCGGGTTGGTGACGATTCCGGTCACTGCGGCGCACGCGGCTACGCAGTGCAGCGTGACCTACTCCGCAAACCAGTGGCAGGGCGGCTTCACCGCCAACATCACCATCAGGAACGTGGGCGACCCGCTGAACGGGTGGACCCTCGGCTTCACCTTCCCGGACGCCAACCAGCGCGTCCAGCAGGGCTGGTCGGCTCGGTGGAGCCAGTCGGGCCGGAACGTGACGGCGCAGAACGAGTCCTACAACGGCTCGCTCGCCACCGGCGCCAGCACGAACATCGGGTTCAACGGCAGCTGGAGCGGTAGCAACCCGAGCCCCACCGCGTTCACGATCAACGGGGTGGCCTGCAACGGTGCCAACCCGACCACGGCCCCGCCGCCGCCCACCACGACCGCGCCGCCGCCGCCCACGACCACGGCCCCGCCGCCGCCCACCACGACCGCGCCGCCGCCGCCCACCACGACTCCGCCGCCTCCTGGCCAGCGGGTGGACAACCCGTACGTCAACGCCCAGGGGTACGTGAACCCGGAGTGGAAGGCCAAGGCCGAGTCGGTAAGCGGCGGTAACCGGGTGTCGAGCATCTCGACCGCCGTCTGGATCGACCGGATCGCCGCGATCGAGGGTACCGAGGACAGCCAGTCCAACGGCCCGATGGGCATTCGGGACCACCTGGACGAGGCGCTGCGGCAGAACGCGCAGTACATCCAGTTCGTCATCTACAACCTGCCCGGCCGCGACTGCGCGGCGCTCGCCTCCAACGGTGAGCTGAAGGCCGACGAGCTGCCGAGGTACAAGGCCGAGTACATCGACCCGATCTCGGCGATTCAGGGTGACGCGAAGTACCGCAACCTGCGGATCATCAACGTCATCGAGGTCGACTCGCTGCCGAACCTGGTCACCAACACCTCGAACAACCCGGGTGGCACCGCGATGTGCGACACGGTGAAGGCCAACGGGGCCTACGTGCAGGGTGTCGGCTACGCCCTGGCCAAGCTGGGCGCGATCCCGAACGTCTACAACTACGTCGACGCCGGGCACCACGGCTGGCTCGGCTGGGACAGCAACTTCACCCCGACCGCCCAGGTCCTGAAGGAGGCCGCGACCGCCTCCGGTAGCACCGTGAACAACGTGCACGGCTTCATCACCAACACGGCGAACTACTCCGCCCTGATCGAGCCGTACGCGAAGGTCACCGACTCGGTGAACGGGCAGACGGTGCGCCAGGCGAAGTGGATCGACTGGAACCAGTACAACGACGAGCAGAGCTTCGCTCAGGCGTTCCGTCAGGAACTGGTCCGGCAGGGCTTCCCCAGCGGCATCGGCATGCTTATCGACACCTCCCGTAACGGCTGGGGTGGCCCGAACCGGCCCACCGCCGCCGGCCCGACGACCAGCGTGGACGCCTACGTGGACGGCGGCCGGGTGGACCGTCGTATCCACAAGGGCAACTGGTGCAACCAGGCCGGTGCGGGTATGGGCGAGCGGCCGAAGGCCGCGCCGGCGTCGGGCATCGACGCGTACGTCTGGATCAAGCCCCCGGGTGAGTCGGACGGCTCCAGCCGCGAGATCCCCAACACCGACGGCAAGGGCTTCGACCGGATGTGCGACCCGACCTACACCGGCAACGACCGCAACGGCAACAGCCGCAGCGGTGCCCTGGCCGACGCCCCGATCTCGGGCGCCTGGTTCCCGGCGCAGTTCGCCGAGCTGATGCGCAACGCCTACCCGCCGCTGTCCTGA
- a CDS encoding roadblock/LC7 domain-containing protein — protein MRSTRQSADLDWLLDDLLERVPAARQAVVLSADGLLLGCSAELDRADAEHLCALASGLASLARGASRQLAGGPVRQTVVEMESAYLFVTAAGQGTCLAVASDTDADIGLVAYEMAMLVTRVGENLQAPARASVGVADAD, from the coding sequence ATGCGATCGACGAGGCAGAGTGCCGATCTCGACTGGTTGCTCGACGACCTGCTGGAGCGGGTGCCGGCCGCGCGGCAGGCGGTGGTGCTCTCGGCGGACGGCCTGCTGCTCGGCTGCTCCGCGGAGCTGGACCGGGCCGACGCCGAACACCTGTGCGCCCTGGCCTCCGGCCTGGCCAGCCTGGCCCGGGGTGCCAGCCGGCAGCTCGCCGGTGGGCCGGTTCGGCAGACGGTGGTGGAGATGGAGTCCGCGTACCTCTTCGTCACCGCGGCCGGCCAGGGCACCTGCCTGGCGGTGGCCAGCGACACCGACGCGGACATCGGCCTGGTGGCGTACGAGATGGCAATGCTTGTGACCCGGGTGGGTGAGAACCTGCAAGCGCCGGCCCGTGCGTCGGTGGGTGTCGCCGATGCGGACTGA
- a CDS encoding substrate-binding domain-containing protein yields the protein MSAGRHRMRSGIHGAAAAAAVGVLVVTAGGWVGYRQLAGPDCSGKIELSVAVASELAPAVDEAASDWEEKGAFVDGTCIDVTVAASDPVEVAAVVAAKHGATLAGVGQASGTAVSPDVWIPDSSTWLLRLKTGGAAAFEPGNGASIASSPVVVAMPEPIAARLGWPQKELGWTDLLTRVNSDRPLKTGIVEPTRDAAGLSGLLSLMTAAASTGGATAEQDRIGALRALASGASALRQDLLAKFPTATDGTTLASALGAAALSEEDVIEYNAKKPPVPLAALYLKPAPLPLDYPYAVLPGIEPAKASAARVLFEALTTPSFKNRLAAQSLRAPDGNWGDGFSPPQGAPSPAGGDASAAPPPQGGVAAGGLAPDAVERAVSSWSIATLSGRMLCIIDVSGSMKKPVPTANGATRQQVTTEAARRGLNLFDDSWSIGLWTFSTKLEGSRDYRELVPIGPLSRQRGTLERSLDTVVSSSGDTGLYDTLLAAYKDVQQSWEPGKVNSIVLFTDGKNEDDDGISQRQLLAELEQLKDPDQPIQVIIIGIGTEVSKAELDTIAESAGGGAFIAADPTKISDIFLRAIALRKAPA from the coding sequence GTGTCAGCAGGCCGCCATCGCATGCGTTCAGGTATTCACGGTGCCGCCGCCGCAGCCGCGGTCGGCGTGCTCGTCGTCACCGCCGGAGGGTGGGTGGGCTACCGTCAACTAGCTGGACCCGACTGCTCTGGCAAGATCGAACTGTCGGTGGCGGTGGCGAGCGAACTCGCGCCGGCGGTCGACGAGGCCGCTTCCGACTGGGAGGAAAAGGGCGCGTTCGTCGACGGCACCTGCATCGACGTGACCGTGGCAGCCTCCGACCCGGTCGAGGTGGCCGCGGTGGTGGCGGCCAAGCACGGTGCGACCCTGGCCGGGGTGGGCCAGGCCAGCGGCACGGCGGTGAGCCCCGACGTCTGGATTCCGGACTCGTCGACCTGGTTGCTGCGGCTCAAGACCGGTGGTGCCGCGGCCTTCGAACCGGGCAACGGCGCGTCCATCGCGAGCAGCCCGGTGGTCGTCGCCATGCCGGAGCCGATCGCCGCCCGGCTCGGCTGGCCGCAGAAGGAACTGGGCTGGACCGACCTGTTGACCCGGGTCAACAGCGACCGGCCGCTCAAGACCGGCATCGTCGAGCCGACCCGGGACGCCGCCGGCCTGTCCGGCCTGCTCTCGCTGATGACGGCCGCCGCGTCCACCGGCGGTGCCACCGCCGAACAGGACCGCATCGGTGCGCTGCGCGCCCTGGCCTCGGGGGCCTCGGCGCTGCGGCAGGACCTGCTCGCCAAGTTCCCCACCGCCACGGACGGCACCACGCTGGCCAGCGCGCTCGGCGCGGCTGCCCTGTCCGAGGAAGACGTCATCGAGTACAACGCCAAGAAGCCGCCCGTGCCGTTGGCGGCGCTCTACCTGAAGCCGGCCCCGTTGCCGTTGGACTACCCGTACGCGGTGCTGCCCGGCATCGAGCCGGCCAAGGCCTCGGCGGCGCGGGTGCTGTTCGAGGCGCTCACCACGCCCTCGTTCAAGAACCGGCTGGCTGCGCAGTCGTTGCGGGCGCCGGACGGCAACTGGGGCGACGGCTTCAGCCCGCCGCAGGGCGCACCGAGCCCGGCGGGCGGGGACGCCTCCGCCGCGCCGCCGCCGCAGGGCGGGGTCGCCGCCGGCGGACTGGCACCGGACGCGGTGGAGCGTGCTGTCTCCAGTTGGTCCATCGCCACCCTCTCCGGCCGGATGCTCTGCATCATCGACGTCTCCGGTTCGATGAAGAAGCCGGTGCCGACCGCCAACGGCGCGACCCGTCAGCAGGTCACCACGGAGGCGGCCCGGCGCGGTCTGAACCTCTTCGACGACTCCTGGTCGATCGGTCTCTGGACCTTCTCCACCAAGCTCGAAGGCTCCCGTGACTACCGCGAGTTGGTGCCCATCGGGCCGCTGTCGCGCCAGCGCGGCACCCTGGAACGCTCACTGGACACGGTCGTCTCCTCAAGCGGCGACACCGGCCTGTACGACACGCTGCTGGCTGCGTACAAGGACGTGCAGCAGAGCTGGGAGCCAGGCAAGGTCAACTCGATCGTGCTCTTCACCGACGGCAAGAACGAGGACGACGACGGCATCTCGCAGCGGCAACTGCTCGCCGAGCTGGAGCAACTCAAGGATCCGGACCAGCCGATCCAGGTGATCATCATCGGCATCGGCACCGAGGTCAGCAAGGCGGAGCTGGACACCATCGCGGAGAGCGCCGGTGGTGGTGCCTTCATCGCCGCCGACCCCACCAAGATCAGCGACATCTTCCTCCGGGCCATCGCGCTGCGGAAGGCGCCTGCCTGA
- a CDS encoding lactonase family protein has protein sequence MAGRGEVVYIGGYTAQSGGRATGIVAARRDPGSGELTSLGTVAATASPSFLARHPSRPVLYAVNELPGGEISAWRMADDGGLTALGSWPTGGAEPCHLAVAADGGYLFVANYGGGSVAVLPLAADGVPGERTDLVEHQGHGADPERQERAHAHMVSPGTGHQPLLAVDLGTDSIYRYDLDAATGRLVPRAPRVRTASGVGPRHLARHPDGRRCYVSGELDGSVLAYDLTDDGALHQRGRVDASQRAGHVQPSEIAVGADGRFLYVANRGVGTLAVFALGSGLPELVDEVATGGEWPRHFALIGEHLYVADERADMVRTFRVDRTTGVPAPVGEPLEIPSPTCVLP, from the coding sequence GTGGCAGGTCGAGGCGAGGTCGTGTACATCGGCGGGTACACCGCGCAGAGCGGAGGGCGGGCCACCGGCATCGTGGCAGCCCGGCGCGACCCGGGAAGCGGCGAACTGACCTCGCTGGGCACGGTCGCGGCCACCGCGTCGCCGTCCTTCCTCGCCCGCCATCCGAGCCGACCCGTCCTGTACGCGGTAAACGAGCTGCCCGGCGGCGAGATCAGCGCGTGGCGGATGGCGGACGACGGCGGGCTGACGGCGCTCGGCTCGTGGCCCACCGGCGGCGCGGAGCCGTGTCACCTGGCGGTCGCCGCGGACGGCGGGTACCTGTTCGTGGCCAACTACGGCGGCGGCAGCGTGGCGGTCCTCCCGTTGGCTGCCGACGGCGTACCCGGCGAACGCACCGACCTGGTGGAGCACCAGGGGCACGGCGCCGACCCCGAGCGTCAGGAGCGGGCGCACGCGCACATGGTCTCGCCGGGGACCGGGCACCAGCCGTTGCTCGCGGTCGACCTGGGCACCGACTCGATCTACCGGTACGACCTGGACGCCGCCACCGGCCGGTTGGTGCCCCGCGCGCCCCGGGTGCGTACGGCGTCGGGTGTCGGGCCACGGCATCTGGCCCGGCATCCGGACGGGCGGCGCTGCTACGTCTCCGGTGAGTTGGACGGTTCGGTGCTGGCCTACGACCTGACCGACGACGGTGCCCTGCACCAGCGGGGTCGTGTCGACGCCAGCCAGCGGGCCGGGCATGTGCAGCCGTCGGAGATCGCCGTGGGTGCCGACGGTCGTTTCCTCTACGTGGCGAACCGGGGAGTGGGCACGTTGGCCGTCTTCGCGCTGGGGTCCGGTCTGCCGGAACTTGTCGACGAGGTGGCGACCGGCGGTGAGTGGCCCCGGCACTTCGCCTTGATCGGCGAGCACCTCTACGTAGCCGACGAGCGGGCGGACATGGTGCGTACCTTCCGGGTCGACCGGACCACCGGCGTGCCGGCTCCGGTCGGCGAGCCGTTGGAGATTCCGAGCCCTACTTGCGTTCTGCCCTGA
- a CDS encoding ATP/GTP-binding protein → MDSVRYDAERRGHHVPIALKILIAGGFGAGKTTLVSALSEVRPLQTEEILTGAGIDTDDLSGVETKSTTTVAMDFGRITINDDLQLYLFGTPGQDRFWFLWDELAFGALGAVVLADTRRLADCFPSIDYFEQRGIPFVVGVNCFDDSRRFSLEAVRRALDLDPEVPMVLCDARDRQSGKTVLISLVEHVARQRGEPVPAA, encoded by the coding sequence ATGGACTCCGTGCGTTATGACGCCGAGCGGCGGGGCCACCACGTCCCGATCGCGCTGAAGATACTCATCGCCGGTGGCTTCGGCGCCGGCAAGACGACGCTGGTGAGCGCGTTGAGCGAGGTCCGGCCGTTGCAGACCGAGGAGATCCTGACCGGTGCCGGCATCGACACCGACGATCTCTCCGGGGTGGAGACCAAGTCGACCACCACGGTGGCGATGGACTTCGGGCGGATCACCATCAACGATGATCTACAGCTGTACCTCTTCGGTACGCCGGGACAGGACCGGTTCTGGTTCCTCTGGGACGAACTGGCCTTCGGTGCTCTCGGCGCGGTGGTGCTTGCCGACACCCGCCGGCTCGCCGACTGCTTCCCCTCGATCGACTACTTCGAGCAGCGGGGTATCCCGTTCGTGGTCGGTGTGAACTGTTTCGACGATTCGCGCCGGTTCAGCCTGGAGGCGGTGCGCCGGGCCCTGGATCTCGACCCCGAGGTGCCGATGGTGCTCTGCGACGCCCGCGACCGGCAGTCCGGAAAGACCGTGCTGATCTCCCTGGTGGAGCACGTGGCCCGGCAGCGCGGTGAGCCGGTTCCGGCGGCCTGA